A single window of Streptomyces aquilus DNA harbors:
- a CDS encoding threonine/serine exporter family protein has translation MESSRAITPGLDELAGFLTRLTRLLLNTSGEGAEGIEEAVTTTARALGGEASLLLVPDTATLTVTAADGAARTVIVRGVPEVFRLDQVTALKPLLADVRAGRTDVTRAGARLAAIEESGPPYPWWAKLIGIVLFALGFAPLMQSTSYEVASTAVLATIAASLAVVADRVPRLAAVLPLVAATVISIVTIEVFARTPSHGGPVLLMLPALFYFVPGDYLSAATAEPAAGWMTTGAIRLVNSVFLLVQLYLGVLLGVYATGTSTRALFDVAADADLPRWALFLSWIVFTVGTVLAFAVPYRLFWPLLALVYLTVAVQSLVTKLIGETGGTFVAAVVLTATATVLARAPRRPPRLVLLLPGFFTLTVGSLGMRGLTTWAGGYVIKGFEDLLKLVTVVTAIAVHGGRRDARAPRVTPLAPSPSYLLLTCSER, from the coding sequence GTGGAGTCGTCCCGTGCGATCACCCCCGGCCTCGACGAGCTCGCCGGCTTCCTCACCCGGCTGACCCGGCTGCTGCTGAACACCAGCGGCGAGGGGGCGGAGGGCATCGAGGAGGCGGTGACGACGACGGCCAGGGCGCTGGGCGGCGAGGCGTCGCTGCTCCTCGTCCCGGACACGGCGACGCTCACGGTCACCGCCGCGGACGGCGCCGCGCGGACCGTCATCGTGCGGGGCGTTCCGGAGGTCTTCCGGCTGGACCAGGTCACCGCGCTGAAGCCGCTGCTGGCGGACGTGCGGGCCGGTCGTACGGACGTGACGCGGGCGGGCGCGCGGCTGGCGGCGATCGAGGAGTCGGGGCCGCCGTATCCCTGGTGGGCGAAGCTCATCGGCATCGTGCTGTTCGCGCTGGGGTTCGCGCCGCTGATGCAGTCGACCTCGTACGAGGTGGCGAGCACGGCGGTGCTCGCCACGATCGCGGCGAGTCTGGCGGTCGTCGCGGACCGTGTGCCGCGCCTCGCGGCCGTCCTGCCGCTGGTCGCCGCCACGGTGATCTCGATCGTCACGATCGAGGTGTTCGCCCGCACCCCCTCCCACGGCGGTCCGGTCCTGCTGATGCTCCCGGCGCTCTTCTACTTCGTGCCCGGCGACTACCTGAGCGCGGCGACGGCCGAGCCGGCCGCCGGGTGGATGACGACCGGCGCGATCCGCCTGGTCAACTCGGTTTTCCTGCTCGTGCAGTTGTATCTCGGCGTCCTGCTGGGCGTGTACGCGACGGGCACCTCCACCCGCGCCCTCTTCGACGTCGCCGCGGACGCCGATCTGCCGCGCTGGGCGCTGTTCCTGTCGTGGATCGTGTTCACCGTCGGCACCGTGCTCGCGTTCGCGGTGCCGTACCGCCTTTTCTGGCCACTTCTGGCACTGGTGTACCTGACGGTCGCGGTGCAGTCGCTGGTCACCAAGCTGATCGGCGAGACGGGCGGCACGTTCGTGGCCGCGGTGGTGCTGACGGCGACGGCCACGGTGCTGGCCCGGGCCCCGCGGCGGCCGCCCCGGCTGGTGCTCCTCCTGCCCGGATTCTTCACGCTGACCGTGGGTTCTCTGGGCATGCGGGGGCTGACGACATGGGCGGGCGGCTATGTCATCAAGGGCTTCGAGGACTTGCTGAAGCTGGTGACGGTCGTGACGGCGATCGCGGTGCATGGTGGTCGGCGCGACGCTCGTGCGCCGCGAGTGACCCCCCTCGCCCCCTCCCCCTCTTACCTGCTTCTTACCTGCTCAGAGCGCTGA
- a CDS encoding AfsR/SARP family transcriptional regulator yields the protein MRFRILGTIAVGDHGAFHTVPGLRQRSLLASLLIQAPAVVPVSTLYSELWGENPPATVENALQAHVSRLRRTLAQLAGKSAAGALLSRTSGYSLDVAPEDIDLNLFRTYIREAHRAMADADLCTAQKQLEEGLRLWQGRPLGDAALGPLCQSAVTEWEEEHLSAQEDLLWLRIRAGEPMGAVGELKRMSITHPWRERITELLMLALYQSGRQAEAITVYNAARLRLDDELGMEPSPKLRLLFQQMLNQDPALHGTGTFLRQPA from the coding sequence ATGCGGTTCCGCATCCTAGGCACGATCGCCGTGGGCGACCACGGCGCGTTCCACACCGTCCCGGGACTCCGGCAGCGTTCGCTGCTGGCGAGCCTGCTCATCCAGGCCCCGGCCGTCGTCCCGGTCTCGACGCTGTACAGCGAGCTGTGGGGGGAGAACCCCCCGGCCACCGTCGAGAACGCGCTCCAGGCCCATGTGTCCCGGCTGCGCCGCACCCTCGCGCAGCTCGCCGGCAAGTCGGCCGCGGGCGCGCTGCTCAGCCGGACCTCCGGCTACAGCCTGGACGTGGCGCCGGAGGACATCGACCTCAACCTGTTCCGCACGTACATCCGCGAGGCCCACCGGGCGATGGCGGACGCCGATCTGTGCACCGCACAGAAGCAGCTGGAGGAAGGCCTGCGGCTCTGGCAGGGCCGCCCGCTGGGAGACGCGGCCCTCGGACCGCTCTGCCAGAGCGCGGTCACCGAGTGGGAGGAGGAGCATCTGTCCGCGCAGGAGGACCTCCTGTGGCTGCGGATCCGTGCGGGCGAACCGATGGGCGCGGTGGGCGAGTTGAAACGGATGAGCATCACCCACCCGTGGCGGGAACGGATCACCGAGCTGCTCATGCTGGCGCTCTACCAGAGCGGCCGGCAGGCCGAGGCGATCACCGTCTACAACGCGGCCCGGCTGCGGCTCGACGACGAGCTGGGGATGGAGCCGTCCCCGAAGCTGCGTCTGCTGTTCCAGCAGATGCTCAACCAGGACCCCGCGCTGCACGGCACCGGTACCTTCCTGCGCCAGCCCGCCTGA
- the serS gene encoding serine--tRNA ligase, translating into MHDVRELIESGAEAERRLARRGYLLDLDALRAAQTRRAGAQEAVSGLRAEMKKASRGPHGAPGAEGAEGAEEARERSRRLRARVQAAEAEARDAEQALKAMLLTVPNLPADDLPDGFGEKEALEVRRVGPQRGSGPGLGRHHAELGERLGVLDAGAAAKLSGARFSVSRGPGAVLERALASLLLDLHTREHGYTEYAVPHLVSRETMTGTGQLPKFEEELFATSVGGREMFLIPTAEVPLTNLVARELLDERALPLAMTARTPCYRAEAGSYGRDTRGVLRLHQFEKVELVRVCREEDAGEQLELMLGHVEECLRRLELSYRVVLLPAGDIGFSARRTYDVEVWLPGSDTYREISSVSDCGTFQARRAGIRHRAGGARRIAATLNGSGLPIGRTVAALLEQGQQPDGSVLLPEALTPYIGFRRLLPGGATE; encoded by the coding sequence ATGCATGACGTACGCGAGTTGATCGAGAGCGGGGCGGAGGCGGAACGGCGGCTCGCCCGGCGTGGCTATCTGCTCGACCTCGACGCCCTGCGGGCCGCGCAGACGCGGCGCGCCGGCGCGCAGGAGGCGGTGAGCGGGCTGCGGGCCGAGATGAAGAAGGCCTCCCGCGGCCCGCACGGGGCGCCCGGCGCGGAGGGCGCGGAGGGCGCGGAGGAGGCACGGGAGCGGAGCCGGCGGCTGCGGGCGCGGGTGCAGGCTGCCGAGGCCGAGGCCAGGGACGCCGAACAAGCCCTTAAGGCAATGCTGTTGACGGTGCCGAACCTGCCGGCGGACGACCTGCCCGACGGCTTCGGCGAGAAGGAGGCGCTGGAGGTACGCCGGGTCGGCCCGCAGCGCGGCTCGGGCCCCGGCCTCGGCCGGCACCACGCCGAACTCGGCGAGCGGCTGGGCGTGTTGGACGCGGGCGCGGCGGCGAAACTGTCCGGGGCGCGCTTCAGCGTCAGCCGGGGTCCCGGTGCCGTCCTGGAACGGGCCCTGGCCTCCCTCCTCCTCGACCTGCACACCCGGGAGCACGGATACACCGAGTACGCGGTGCCGCACCTGGTCAGCCGGGAGACGATGACCGGCACCGGACAGCTGCCCAAGTTCGAGGAGGAGCTGTTCGCCACCTCGGTCGGCGGCCGGGAGATGTTCCTGATCCCGACCGCCGAGGTTCCGCTGACGAACCTCGTGGCGCGGGAGCTGCTCGACGAGCGCGCGCTGCCGCTGGCGATGACCGCCCGCACCCCCTGCTACCGCGCGGAGGCGGGCTCGTACGGCCGCGACACGCGGGGCGTGCTGCGGCTGCACCAGTTCGAGAAGGTGGAGCTCGTGCGGGTCTGCCGGGAGGAGGACGCGGGGGAGCAGCTGGAGCTGATGCTCGGCCACGTCGAGGAGTGCTTGCGGCGGCTGGAACTGTCGTACCGGGTCGTGCTGTTGCCGGCCGGGGACATCGGGTTCTCGGCCCGCCGGACCTACGACGTCGAGGTGTGGCTGCCAGGCAGCGACACCTACCGGGAGATCTCCTCGGTGTCGGACTGCGGCACCTTCCAGGCCCGTCGGGCGGGCATCCGCCACCGGGCGGGCGGCGCCCGGCGCATCGCCGCCACGCTCAACGGCTCCGGTCTGCCGATCGGGCGGACCGTCGCCGCCCTGCTGGAACAGGGACAGCAGCCGGACGGCTCGGTCCTGCTGCCGGAAGCGCTGACGCCCTACATCGGCTTCCGCCGACTGCTACCCGGCGGTGCCACCGAGTAG
- a CDS encoding APC family permease, whose translation MTAGPPSSSSSPAPTRTLTTSYIVFMIVAAAAPLSAMVGTVPLAFAIGTAEGVPAAFVFAGVTLVCFSVGYAISARRTGGSGGFYASVADGLGRPAAVGSGWVAVVSYNCATIGLVGASGYFTSLVLADHGITVSWQWCCAIVLALVAVLGYRDIAVSARVLAVLMVAEIGILAALDVAVLLRHGLHALPGDSFSWHAATGPGVGVSLMFAFVSFIGFESAALYGKEARDPRRSVPRATYAAAVLISGFYALTSWAAVGAIGAGRVRETAGTHLGDLFFVLGDDYLGSAGSTLLQIMLCSSLFAATLALHSAANRYSQVLADDKLLPAALGRLHPRHGSPHLASVLQVVVSAVAVTVFALAGLDPYANLTTSMLGLGTLGIIVLQALAALSTLALRRKGVRLGWTGTVAPLLGFAGLAATVYLVVGNFDVLTGATGGIVVQLPWVIPAVGVLGALWALRLRAVAPARYRALATTHIAPAPDGSPTPVAEPHTPTTVTEAA comes from the coding sequence ATGACCGCCGGACCACCATCCTCCTCTTCCTCCCCGGCCCCCACCCGCACCCTGACCACCAGCTACATCGTCTTCATGATCGTCGCCGCGGCGGCCCCGCTCTCCGCGATGGTCGGCACCGTCCCCCTGGCGTTCGCCATCGGCACGGCCGAGGGCGTACCGGCCGCGTTCGTCTTCGCCGGCGTCACCCTGGTCTGCTTCTCCGTCGGGTACGCGATCAGCGCCCGCCGCACCGGCGGCTCCGGAGGCTTCTACGCCTCCGTCGCCGACGGCCTCGGCCGGCCCGCCGCGGTCGGCAGCGGCTGGGTGGCGGTCGTCTCCTACAACTGCGCGACCATCGGACTGGTCGGCGCCTCCGGCTACTTCACCAGCCTGGTGCTCGCCGACCACGGGATCACCGTGTCGTGGCAGTGGTGCTGCGCGATCGTCCTGGCGCTCGTCGCCGTCCTCGGCTACCGGGACATCGCCGTCAGCGCCCGCGTCCTCGCGGTCCTGATGGTCGCCGAGATCGGCATCCTCGCCGCCCTGGACGTGGCCGTCCTCCTCCGGCACGGGCTGCACGCGCTGCCCGGCGACTCGTTCTCCTGGCACGCCGCCACCGGCCCCGGCGTCGGCGTCTCGCTGATGTTCGCCTTCGTGTCCTTCATCGGCTTCGAGTCGGCCGCCCTCTACGGCAAGGAGGCGCGCGACCCGCGCCGCAGCGTGCCGCGCGCCACCTACGCCGCCGCCGTGCTGATCTCCGGGTTCTACGCCCTGACCAGCTGGGCCGCGGTCGGCGCGATCGGCGCGGGCCGGGTGCGGGAGACCGCCGGGACGCACCTCGGCGACCTCTTCTTCGTCCTCGGCGACGACTACCTGGGCTCGGCCGGCAGCACGCTCCTCCAGATCATGCTCTGCTCCAGCCTGTTCGCCGCGACCCTCGCCCTGCACAGCGCCGCCAACCGGTACTCCCAGGTGCTGGCCGACGACAAGCTGCTGCCCGCCGCCCTGGGCAGGCTGCACCCCCGGCACGGCTCCCCGCACCTCGCGAGCGTCCTCCAGGTGGTCGTGAGCGCGGTCGCCGTGACGGTGTTCGCGCTCGCCGGCCTCGACCCGTACGCCAACCTGACCACCAGCATGCTGGGCCTCGGCACCCTGGGGATCATCGTCCTCCAGGCGCTGGCCGCGCTCTCCACGCTCGCCCTGCGCCGCAAGGGCGTCCGGCTGGGGTGGACCGGCACGGTCGCGCCGCTGCTGGGCTTCGCCGGCCTGGCCGCCACGGTGTATCTCGTGGTCGGCAACTTCGACGTGCTGACCGGCGCGACCGGCGGCATCGTCGTCCAACTGCCCTGGGTGATCCCGGCGGTGGGCGTGCTGGGCGCGCTGTGGGCGCTGCGGCTGCGTGCCGTCGCCCCCGCCCGCTACCGCGCCCTGGCCACCACCCACATCGCCCCCGCCCCGGACGGTTCCCCCACCCCAGTGGCGGAACCGCACACCCCCACGACGGTCACGGAAGCGGCCTGA
- a CDS encoding beta-ketoacyl-[acyl-carrier-protein] synthase family protein, with protein sequence MAAHDIAVTGLGLVTPAGIGTAASWSGVRAGRPAAAYDPVLADNPVRISCRVPDWDADTLLGARRAHRLDRFSQFALVAAREALADAGLDPATWDGARVGVVLGCADGGPGTVEAQHRTLVEHSPDRVSPLLLPMQLPNMLAGQTAIEFGATGPNLVVATACASGTTAIGTARDLLLLDRCDVVLAGGSEAMITPLVMAGFARMGTLSRRTDDPAAASRPFDLDRDGFVAGEGAGVLVLERPADARARGARVRARVTGYGASADAHHVTSPHPDGVGLEAAMRGALADAGAQASDVGHVNAHGTATRLNDLAEARVVHRVLGDPLVTSTKGVTGHLLGAAGAVEAAFTVLALQEQTVPPTANLDTPDPDCEIKVAATLTGTRFDLALSNSLGFGGQNAVLALATA encoded by the coding sequence ATGGCCGCACACGACATCGCCGTCACCGGTCTCGGCCTGGTCACCCCGGCCGGGATCGGGACGGCCGCGAGCTGGTCGGGCGTCCGCGCCGGGCGCCCGGCCGCGGCCTACGACCCCGTACTCGCCGACAACCCCGTCCGGATCTCCTGCCGGGTGCCCGACTGGGACGCCGACACCCTGCTCGGCGCCCGCCGGGCCCACCGCCTCGACCGCTTCAGCCAGTTCGCGCTCGTCGCGGCCCGCGAGGCACTCGCCGACGCCGGCCTCGACCCCGCCACCTGGGACGGCGCCCGCGTCGGTGTCGTCCTCGGCTGCGCCGACGGCGGCCCCGGCACGGTCGAGGCACAGCACCGGACGCTGGTGGAGCACTCGCCGGACCGGGTCTCCCCGCTGCTGCTGCCGATGCAGCTGCCCAACATGCTGGCCGGGCAGACCGCCATCGAGTTCGGCGCCACCGGCCCGAACCTGGTGGTGGCCACCGCCTGCGCCTCCGGTACGACCGCCATCGGCACCGCCCGCGACCTGCTGCTCCTCGACCGGTGCGACGTGGTGCTGGCCGGCGGCAGCGAGGCCATGATCACGCCCCTGGTGATGGCCGGCTTCGCCCGCATGGGCACGCTGTCCCGGCGCACCGACGACCCGGCCGCCGCCTCCCGCCCGTTCGACCTGGACCGCGACGGGTTCGTGGCCGGCGAGGGCGCCGGGGTGCTGGTCCTGGAGCGGCCCGCCGACGCCCGGGCCCGCGGCGCCCGGGTCCGCGCCCGGGTGACCGGGTACGGCGCCTCCGCCGACGCCCACCACGTCACCTCCCCGCACCCCGACGGCGTGGGCCTGGAGGCGGCGATGCGCGGCGCGCTGGCCGACGCCGGGGCGCAGGCCTCGGACGTCGGACACGTCAACGCGCACGGCACGGCGACCCGGCTCAACGACCTCGCCGAGGCCAGGGTCGTGCACCGCGTCCTCGGCGACCCGCTGGTCACCTCCACCAAGGGCGTCACCGGTCATCTGCTGGGCGCGGCCGGCGCGGTGGAGGCCGCGTTCACGGTGCTCGCCCTCCAGGAACAGACCGTGCCGCCGACCGCCAACCTCGACACCCCCGACCCCGACTGCGAGATCAAGGTCGCCGCCACGCTCACCGGCACCCGCTTCGACCTGGCCCTGAGCAATTCCCTGGGCTTCGGCGGCCAGAACGCGGTGCTGGCCCTGGCTACCGCCTGA
- a CDS encoding acyl carrier protein, whose amino-acid sequence MFESLKEILVNKLKVTPEQITLDATFEDIELDSLAVVELSLVLETELGVSVSDDELLDTHTVGEMVELIESRSARV is encoded by the coding sequence ATGTTCGAGAGCCTGAAGGAAATACTCGTCAACAAGCTCAAGGTCACCCCCGAGCAGATCACCCTCGACGCCACCTTCGAGGACATCGAGCTGGACTCGCTGGCCGTCGTCGAGCTGTCCCTCGTCCTGGAGACGGAACTCGGGGTGTCCGTCTCCGACGACGAACTCCTGGACACGCACACCGTCGGCGAGATGGTCGAGCTCATCGAGTCGCGGAGCGCGCGGGTGTGA
- a CDS encoding beta-ketoacyl-ACP synthase III, which produces MTAPLPAFGAPPGRAPVIVGVGGHVPPNVVTNDDLVARLDTSDEWIRTRTGIAARHVVTPGTATSDLAVEAGRKALKSAQDAQVDAVVLATTTPDHPCPATAPAVAGRLGLTGVPAFDVAAVCTGFLYALATGAGFLASGLAERVLVIAADAFTTIVDPADRGTAVIFADGAGAVVLKAGDADEPGALNSVVLGSDGELSDLISVPAGGSRQRSTGLPPEPGDEYFHMAGRATYRHAVERMTAAARQSLAGTGWAPEDVDRFASHQANARILEAVAERLGIGPERRLSNIEHVGNTGGASIPLLLAQKSADGELKAGDRVLLTAFGGGLAWGAATLTWPEL; this is translated from the coding sequence GTGACGGCGCCCCTCCCCGCCTTCGGCGCACCGCCCGGCCGGGCGCCCGTCATCGTCGGCGTCGGCGGTCATGTGCCGCCGAACGTGGTCACCAACGACGACCTGGTGGCCCGCCTCGACACCTCCGACGAATGGATCCGCACCCGCACCGGCATCGCCGCCCGGCACGTCGTCACCCCGGGCACCGCCACCTCCGACCTCGCCGTCGAGGCGGGCCGCAAGGCCCTGAAGTCGGCGCAGGACGCCCAGGTCGACGCGGTGGTGCTGGCCACCACCACACCCGACCACCCCTGTCCGGCGACCGCGCCCGCGGTGGCGGGACGGCTCGGACTGACCGGTGTCCCGGCCTTCGACGTCGCCGCCGTGTGCACCGGGTTCCTGTACGCCCTCGCCACCGGCGCCGGCTTCCTCGCCAGCGGCCTCGCCGAACGGGTACTGGTCATCGCCGCCGACGCGTTCACCACCATCGTCGACCCGGCCGACCGGGGCACCGCGGTGATCTTCGCCGACGGCGCCGGAGCCGTCGTACTGAAAGCCGGCGACGCGGACGAGCCCGGCGCGCTCAACTCCGTCGTGCTCGGCAGCGACGGCGAGCTCAGCGACCTCATCTCGGTCCCGGCCGGCGGCTCGCGCCAGCGTTCCACGGGACTGCCGCCCGAGCCCGGCGACGAGTACTTCCACATGGCCGGGCGCGCCACCTACCGGCACGCCGTGGAACGCATGACCGCGGCCGCGCGACAGTCCCTCGCCGGCACCGGCTGGGCCCCCGAGGACGTCGACCGGTTCGCCTCCCACCAGGCCAACGCCCGCATCCTCGAAGCCGTCGCCGAACGGCTCGGCATCGGACCCGAGCGGCGGCTGTCCAACATCGAGCACGTCGGCAACACCGGCGGCGCCTCCATCCCGCTGCTGCTGGCCCAGAAGTCGGCCGACGGCGAGCTGAAGGCCGGCGACCGGGTCCTGCTGACCGCGTTCGGCGGCGGCCTCGCCTGGGGCGCGGCCACCCTCACCTGGCCCGAGCTGTGA
- a CDS encoding VlmB-like protein codes for MTTPTAHEADWDTAPGLLDGAKDLTLGPDRCNLAYWFTEVAQGTLRDRGATGHHEKADVPEFLRRPGPLREALVLEFGFRSLSEEIATRLLAHYVARAPGIPEMEFYATQLMDEARHARVFRNHLVELGLPEKTLLADIDAMAVDYRREVLQPVEDFTLDIIRDQGDFYGGVAVFAIVIEGVLAPAAELSERKWTPLSEATQEVSRGTAIDEIRHLTVASTILRDHVRDHPEYLPRLLEILAAGNELWDRVPDKPYVLHREELFQQGMAEQAELIGDYEVWPGVRLLDTTPEQRYDMAERWTDEMAESRMAYMGLPADALGRSERP; via the coding sequence ATGACCACGCCCACCGCCCACGAGGCCGACTGGGACACCGCCCCCGGTCTGCTCGACGGTGCCAAGGACCTCACCCTCGGCCCCGACCGGTGCAATCTGGCGTACTGGTTCACCGAGGTCGCGCAGGGCACCCTGCGGGACCGCGGTGCCACCGGGCACCACGAGAAGGCGGACGTACCGGAGTTCCTGCGCCGGCCCGGACCGCTGCGCGAGGCGCTGGTCCTGGAGTTCGGCTTCCGCAGCCTCTCCGAGGAGATCGCCACCCGCCTCCTCGCCCACTACGTCGCCCGCGCCCCCGGCATCCCGGAGATGGAGTTCTACGCCACCCAGCTGATGGACGAGGCCCGGCACGCCCGGGTGTTCCGCAACCACCTGGTCGAACTGGGCCTGCCCGAGAAGACGTTGCTCGCCGACATCGACGCGATGGCCGTCGACTACCGGCGCGAAGTCCTCCAGCCCGTCGAGGACTTCACCCTCGACATCATCCGCGACCAGGGCGACTTCTACGGCGGCGTCGCCGTGTTCGCCATCGTCATCGAGGGCGTCCTCGCCCCCGCCGCCGAGCTCAGCGAACGCAAGTGGACCCCGCTGTCGGAGGCGACCCAGGAGGTCTCCCGGGGCACCGCCATCGACGAGATCCGCCATCTGACCGTCGCCAGCACCATCCTGCGCGACCACGTCCGCGACCACCCCGAGTACCTGCCACGGCTGCTGGAGATCCTCGCCGCCGGCAACGAACTGTGGGACCGCGTCCCCGACAAGCCCTACGTCCTGCACCGCGAGGAACTCTTCCAGCAGGGCATGGCCGAACAGGCCGAGCTGATCGGCGACTACGAGGTCTGGCCCGGCGTACGGCTGCTCGACACCACCCCGGAGCAGCGCTACGACATGGCGGAGCGGTGGACCGACGAGATGGCCGAGAGCCGGATGGCCTACATGGGTCTGCCGGCGGACGCCCTGGGACGGAGTGAGCGTCCGTGA
- a CDS encoding flavin reductase family protein, with the protein MTTNVTLRNRWSSQERALRRLAAPVSVLTAVHEGHQHGTTVSTVTRVSRRPQVLGVCLRPDSVLAKLATAEGRFAVNMLSAAQGPLARHFAESSRPDGAAQFEGVDWKPAAYSGAPLFAGALAHYDCRVVGRFTVGDHEVLLGAVVHAHSLDGDPLVSQDGELYAGTLIPVADHDDRAAQTPAPLGVDLRLALPLTPAKENVPT; encoded by the coding sequence ATGACGACCAACGTCACCCTGCGCAACCGCTGGAGCTCCCAGGAACGCGCCTTACGACGACTCGCCGCACCGGTGTCCGTGCTCACCGCCGTCCACGAGGGCCACCAGCACGGCACCACCGTCAGCACCGTCACCCGGGTCTCCCGCCGCCCGCAGGTCCTCGGCGTCTGTCTGCGGCCCGACTCGGTGCTGGCCAAACTGGCCACCGCCGAGGGCCGGTTCGCGGTCAACATGCTCAGCGCGGCGCAGGGCCCGCTCGCCCGGCACTTCGCCGAGAGCTCCCGGCCCGACGGCGCCGCCCAGTTCGAGGGCGTCGACTGGAAGCCGGCCGCCTACTCCGGAGCGCCGCTCTTCGCCGGAGCCCTCGCGCACTACGACTGCCGGGTCGTGGGCCGCTTCACGGTCGGCGACCACGAGGTGCTGCTCGGCGCCGTCGTCCACGCGCACAGCCTCGACGGGGACCCGCTCGTCAGCCAGGACGGCGAGCTGTACGCCGGAACCCTGATCCCCGTCGCCGACCACGACGACCGCGCCGCGCAGACCCCGGCCCCGCTCGGTGTGGACCTGCGGCTCGCCCTGCCCCTGACGCCCGCCAAGGAGAACGTACCGACATGA
- a CDS encoding type II toxin-antitoxin system RatA family toxin: MRHVELHALVPLASAEEVFTTVPRWERYPELAPHVRATEVHAGLPGPVGSSSWELHFRSGLLRWTEEDTFLPDSLQIRFEQTDGDFDSFEGVWTLRQQGPDVSVVFTADFDFGIPSLASILDPIAERVIRETVAWAVTGFFPGATVLDADIDLAAAS, from the coding sequence ATGCGACACGTCGAACTCCACGCCCTGGTGCCCCTCGCCTCCGCCGAGGAGGTCTTCACGACCGTCCCGCGCTGGGAGCGCTACCCCGAACTCGCCCCGCACGTCCGCGCCACCGAGGTGCACGCCGGCCTGCCCGGCCCGGTCGGCAGCTCCAGCTGGGAACTCCACTTCCGCAGCGGCCTGTTGCGCTGGACGGAGGAGGACACCTTCCTTCCCGACAGCCTCCAGATCCGCTTCGAGCAGACCGACGGCGACTTCGACAGCTTCGAGGGCGTCTGGACGCTCCGCCAGCAGGGCCCGGACGTCTCCGTCGTCTTCACCGCCGACTTCGACTTCGGCATCCCGAGCCTCGCCAGCATCCTCGACCCGATCGCCGAGCGCGTCATCAGGGAGACCGTCGCCTGGGCCGTCACCGGCTTCTTCCCGGGTGCCACCGTCCTCGACGCCGACATCGACCTCGCGGCGGCGAGCTGA